In one window of Tachypleus tridentatus isolate NWPU-2018 chromosome 2, ASM421037v1, whole genome shotgun sequence DNA:
- the LOC143244821 gene encoding uncharacterized protein LOC143244821, whose amino-acid sequence MDLLKPVIPLLALMLYGIVFNEVFVDSQANQNNNLRNGTVNNQNLMESLIDKYQHFLLKEVKNSSNGTFCCFEVPSKMADFTCSNCRVYGLNNLTQIATPFTSCAGDSCLALSQLKLYGSVTANCTCSRSFFIRTISANLSFQVPFIDIISETQLNFGCQENSTLSKMEVSSTGQMTTNVSGCDNSTCSLVNIFLILYPDSFTPVFQQALDLYWMNMLQTQMNKVPFIYLPQWITSNN is encoded by the exons ATGGATTTACTGAAACCGGTGATTCCGCTGTTGGCCTTGATGTTGTATGGAATCGTATTCAATGAGGTGTTTGTTG ACAGCCAGGCGAACCAAAATAACAACTTAAGAAATGGAACTGTGAATAACCAAAATTTAATGGAAAGTCTCATTGATAAGTATCAGCATTTCTTATTAAAGGAGGTCAAAAACAGTTCCAATGGGACATTTTGCTGTTTTGAAGTTCCTTCTAAGATGGCCGATTTCACCTGTAGCAACTGTAGAGTTTATGGTTTGAATAACCTCACTCAAATAGCCACACCATTCACGTCTTGTGCTGGTGACTCCTGTTTGGCATTGAGCCAACTCAAACTATATGGAAGTGTTACAGCAAACTGCACTTGTAGCAGAAGTTTTTTCATCCGAACTATTTCTGCAAACCTGAGTTTTCAAGTCCCATTTATTGATATTATAAGTGAAACTCAACTAAACTTTGGTTGCCAAGAGAATTCAACATTGTCCAAAATGGAGGTTTCAAGCACAGGGCAAATGACGACAAATGTATCCGGCTGTGATAACTCTACCTGTAGTCTAGTAAATATCTTTCTTATCTTATACCCTGATAGTTTCACCCCAGTATTTCAACAAGCCTTGGACCTCTATTGGATGAACATGTTGCAAACTCAGATGAATAAAGTTCCTTTTATTTATCTTCCACAATGGATTACATCAAACAATTAA
- the LOC143244820 gene encoding transcription factor BTF3-like isoform X3 — protein MNPEKLSKLQAQVRIGGKGTARRKKKVIHRTATTDDKKLQGSLKKLGVNNIPGIEEVNMFKNDGTVIHFNNPKVQASLTANTFAINGHSETKQITEMLPGILNQLGAESLTHLKRLADIHSAAAGSGDHGVSTGMDDDDEVPDLVEDFDEALKSEAV, from the exons ATGAATCCAGAGAAGCTAAGTAAGCTGCAAGCTCAGGTTCGGATTGGGGGAAAA GGTACTGCAAGAAGGAAGAAGAAGGTTATTCATCGCACAGCCACAACAGATGATAAAAAGTTACAGGGTTCACTCAAGAAATTAGGTGTTAACAACATACCTGGAATTGAAGAA GTTAACATGTTTAAGAATGATGGCACAGTAATTCACTTCAACAACCCTAAAGTGCAAGCCTCTTTGACAGCCAACACATTTGCCATTAATGGACATTCTGAAACAAAAC AGATTACTGAAATGCTTCCTGGAATTTTGAACCAGCTGGGTGCTGAAAGTCTCACTCATCTGAAAAGATTAGCAGATATTCACAGTGCAGCTG CTGGAAGTGGTGACCATGGAGTAAGTACAGGAATggatgatgatgatgaagtaCCAG atCTTGTGGAAGACTTTGATGAGGCTCTTAAATCTGAAgctgtataa
- the LOC143244820 gene encoding transcription factor BTF3 homolog 4-like isoform X1: protein MLSNLCSAATEFRGCSEKSSFRNMNPEKLSKLQAQVRIGGKGTARRKKKVIHRTATTDDKKLQGSLKKLGVNNIPGIEEVNMFKNDGTVIHFNNPKVQASLTANTFAINGHSETKQITEMLPGILNQLGAESLTHLKRLADIHSAAAGSGDHGVSTGMDDDDEVPDLVEDFDEALKSEAV from the exons gcttagcaacctatgttcaGCAGCAACCGAGTTCAGAGGTTGTAGTGAGAAGAG ctCATTTAGAAATATGAATCCAGAGAAGCTAAGTAAGCTGCAAGCTCAGGTTCGGATTGGGGGAAAA GGTACTGCAAGAAGGAAGAAGAAGGTTATTCATCGCACAGCCACAACAGATGATAAAAAGTTACAGGGTTCACTCAAGAAATTAGGTGTTAACAACATACCTGGAATTGAAGAA GTTAACATGTTTAAGAATGATGGCACAGTAATTCACTTCAACAACCCTAAAGTGCAAGCCTCTTTGACAGCCAACACATTTGCCATTAATGGACATTCTGAAACAAAAC AGATTACTGAAATGCTTCCTGGAATTTTGAACCAGCTGGGTGCTGAAAGTCTCACTCATCTGAAAAGATTAGCAGATATTCACAGTGCAGCTG CTGGAAGTGGTGACCATGGAGTAAGTACAGGAATggatgatgatgatgaagtaCCAG atCTTGTGGAAGACTTTGATGAGGCTCTTAAATCTGAAgctgtataa
- the LOC143244820 gene encoding transcription factor BTF3-like isoform X2: MGSFRNMNPEKLSKLQAQVRIGGKGTARRKKKVIHRTATTDDKKLQGSLKKLGVNNIPGIEEVNMFKNDGTVIHFNNPKVQASLTANTFAINGHSETKQITEMLPGILNQLGAESLTHLKRLADIHSAAAGSGDHGVSTGMDDDDEVPDLVEDFDEALKSEAV; this comes from the exons ctCATTTAGAAATATGAATCCAGAGAAGCTAAGTAAGCTGCAAGCTCAGGTTCGGATTGGGGGAAAA GGTACTGCAAGAAGGAAGAAGAAGGTTATTCATCGCACAGCCACAACAGATGATAAAAAGTTACAGGGTTCACTCAAGAAATTAGGTGTTAACAACATACCTGGAATTGAAGAA GTTAACATGTTTAAGAATGATGGCACAGTAATTCACTTCAACAACCCTAAAGTGCAAGCCTCTTTGACAGCCAACACATTTGCCATTAATGGACATTCTGAAACAAAAC AGATTACTGAAATGCTTCCTGGAATTTTGAACCAGCTGGGTGCTGAAAGTCTCACTCATCTGAAAAGATTAGCAGATATTCACAGTGCAGCTG CTGGAAGTGGTGACCATGGAGTAAGTACAGGAATggatgatgatgatgaagtaCCAG atCTTGTGGAAGACTTTGATGAGGCTCTTAAATCTGAAgctgtataa